A DNA window from Solanum lycopersicum chromosome 3, SLM_r2.1 contains the following coding sequences:
- the LOC778267 gene encoding red chlorophyll catabolite reductase, chloroplastic: MAVPLSSAKFHTSILTQSLPSSSSRSFSVGKRFCCSSSSTSMEHHESKFKEFPYASVPHRELMVELVSTVENRLGESLLPCTLPSHVQYFENESATAHASLYVRSGNSSSQVDFILGSWVHCNLPTGGALNITSLSVYLRPSTDAPNFLIEVIQSSPTTLILILDLPPRKDLVQHPDYLKTFYEETQLDKQRQLLEKLPEVKPYFSSSLYIRALVSPSAILVSIETDPSQAIRIDEIIQDHISPVAKVMLDTWLNLCACTERRLTDDESKDLAKRDQIIKNKTIEIDLESSFPRLFGQQVANQVLGVLREIYNS; the protein is encoded by the exons ATGGCTGTTCCACTCTCCTCTGCCAAATTTCACACTTCAATTCTCACACAATCACTCCCCTCTTCTTCCTCTCGTTCTTTTTCCGTCGGAAAACGCTTCTGTTGCTCGTCGTCATCAACTTCCATGGAACATCATGAATCGAAATTTAAGGAATTTCCTTATGCATCTGTTCCGCATAGAGAGTTAATGGTGGAACTTGTATCGACTGTGGAGAATCGTCTTGGAGAGTCTCTACTTCCTTGTACTCTGCCTTCTCATGTGCAGTATTTTGAGAATGAATCTGCTACTGCTCATGCTTCTCTCTATGTCAGATCTGGAAATTCCTCTTCTCAG GTTGATTTCATACTTGGTAGTTGGGTTCACTGCAACTTACCCACCGGCGGAGCATTGAATATTACAAGCCTTTCCGTATATTTGAGACCTTCAACTGATGCACCAAACTTCTTAATTGAAGTTATTCAAAGCAGTCCAACAACTCTCATCCTCATTCTTGATCTACCTCCGCGAAAGGACCTTGTCCAACATCCCGATTACCTCAAGACCTTTTATGAGGAAACACAATTAGATAAGCAGAGACAACTTCTCGAGAAGCTACCTGAGGTAAAGCcttatttctcttcttctctataTATTCGTGCCCTTGTCTCTCCATCAGCTATCTTGGTTTCGATAGAAACCGATCCTTCCCAGGCCATTCGCATTGATGAAATTATTCAGGATCACATAAGTCCTGTTGCTAAGGTAATGCTGGATACATGGTTGAATCTGTGTGCTTGTACTGAGAGAAGATTGACAGATGATGAAAGTAAAGATCTGGCTAAGAGGGAtcaaataattaagaataagaCTATCGAGATAGATCTTGAATCAAGCTTCCCTAGGCTTTTCGGGCAACAAGTAGCTAACCAGGTTTTAGGAGTACTAAGGGAAATCTATAACAGTTGA